The region CTCGCTGTTGGCTATTGGCTACTCGCTTTTAGCTTTTGGACTTTAGCCTTTTATTTGCTTAATCCTTTTTAATCTGCTGTGAGGTTCTTTGTCTTTCGTTTTTAACTTTTGATTTTAGCCTTTAGCCTGTAGACTCTATACTTTATTAGGTCTACCATCTTACTTTCTTTCTTTATTACCCTAAAACCAATAGTGTTTTCGCAGGGGCGAACCTATGTGTTCTCCCAAGTAACCTTCCCTCATAGACTGATCCTGACTGAGAAAAAACTTTTCAAAAACCTCTTGGAAAAACCCGAAAATCGTTTATATTATCTTAAAGAAATTAAAATGCTTCACCTTTTAGGCTAGGAGGATTTATGACCAAAGTTTTTTTAGCTTTCCTCTTTATTTTGTTTTTTACTTTGCCCCTCTTTGCTCAATCGGTTGACACAGCTTGGGTAAGAACGTACAACGGACCTGAAAACCAGAGTGAGTTTGCTAATGCTATAGTTGTAGATAAGTCTGGCAATATCTATGTGACAGGAAATAGCGAAGGAGACTATGTCACACTAAAATATCATCCTAGTGGCACTATTGCTTGGGTAAGGAGATACGACGGACCGACAAGTTACATCGATGCCCCTAAAGCCATTACTGTTGACAATTCTGGCAATATCTGCGTGACAGGTTTGAGTTGGGGTAATGGAACAGGCTACGATTATGCGACCATAAAGTATTATCCAAGTGGAGATACTGCTTGGGTCAGAAGATACAATGGACCGCCAGGCGACAGGGACGATGAGGCTCAAGCAATAGCGGCGGATGATGCTGGCAATATTTATGTTACCGGAAGGAGTGATGGAAGCAGTACTCTATGGGATTATGCTACTATAAAATATCATCCCAACGGAGATACTGCTTGGGTCAGAAGATACAATGGACCGCCAGGCGATAGGGACGATGAGGCTCAAGCAATAGCGGTGGACAAGGCTGGCAACGTTTATGTTACTGGATGGGGTGCGGGCAATGGGACAGATTACGACTACGTCACTATAAAGTATTATGCTAATGGCGATACCGCATGGGTCAGAAGATACAATGGACCAACAAATCATGCTGATTATTGTAACGCCATCGCACTGGATGGTTCGGGTAATGTGTACGTAACTGGTTCGAGTTACAATGATGGTACATTCTGGGATTGTGCCACTATAAAGTATTTTTCTAATGGAGATACTGCATGGGTCAGAAGATACAGTGCATCTGACAATTCAGAAGATTATTCTGTAGCCCTGGTAGTGGATAATTCTGGAAACATCTATTTGACTGGAATAAGTGGGGATTATTTCGGGAACTACATTGATTATTTAACCATAAAGTATCTTCCAGATGGAGATACTGCTTGGGTTAGAAGATATAATGGGCCAGGAAACGGTGATGACTATGCTTATGGCATAGCTATAGATGATTCTAACAACGCTTATGTAACTGGTAGGAGTGAAGGCTGTCTTACAATAAAGTATTTTCCTAATGGAGACACTGCTTGGGTTAGAAGATATAAAGGTCGAGATAACTACCTCAATGCTGCTTATGCTATAGCTTTAGATGGTTCTGATGTTGTTTATGTAATCGGAGAGAGTTTCCAAGGCAGTGAGACATATTCTGATTATCTCACGATAAAGTATTCATGCAAACATCCTCCTATAATTGACCAAATTGAAGCCAAGTATGTTGTGGAGGGAAACGAATTGACATTTTCAGTCCATGTAATAGATACTGACAGAGATAGTATAGCTTTACATACTACAAATATGCCCGCCAATGCGTTATTCACAGACAGTTGCAACGGAACAGGCATTTTCTCTTTTCATCCAAGTTATACTCAAGCCGGGAGTTATACCGTTGAATTCATTGCAACCGACCCGAGTGGATTAGCAGACTCCGAATTAGTCTGCATAACGGTGATTGAGGCAGGAAATCAAAGACCTAAACTAGCTCCTCTAAAGGACGCTGTTGCAGCGATAAATCAGGTCCTCTCTATTAGAATCAGTGCTACAGACCCCGATGGCACCATTCCGCACCTTTTTGCAGATTCACTACCTAACAATTCTTTTTTCCACGATAGTTTAAATGGAAAAGGCATTTTCACATTCACTCCAGATAACTCTCAATATGATTCAATTTATAGAGTTACCTTCATCGCCTCGGATGATTCTTTGTCAGACAGTGCTGTAATGAAAATCACCGTTATCGAATATTTTACAGGAGATGCTAATGGCGATGGCAAAGTAACGGTGTCGGATGTGATTTATTTGATAAACTATCTTTTCAAGGGTGGGCCTACACCAAATCCCCTGTTAGCTGGAGATGCTAATCATGATGACAAGGTAACAGTAGCTGACGTAATCTATTTGATTAATTATCTTTTCAAAGGAGGACCATCACCGATCTTCTGAGCCCCGATAAATCGGGGAAATCCCGCTTCATGCGGGACTGAAAGACAGTTTGGAGTTCGTCTGTTTGTCCGTTTGAACGAATAAACTTTCCTTTCAACGGGGGACGGGGTCGTCTTACGTCTTCCATCTCACTTCTTACTTTTTCCTTTATTTTTCCCTTGAACCTTCGAACCTTTGAACTTTTAAACCGCATTTATATATTTGCTTTCCGGCACTGCGGTTATCTGTGTTCCGACCGGTGCAGTTGCATATCCGGTTGTGACCCTGATCCTGACCCAGAAAAAAGTCGAGTTGTTCACCCCGCACATCTGCCAGTCTGAGGGAACAGAAGACAAATCCTGCCAGAGTATGACCAGTTTGGAAAGCGAATCCAGATGATAAGCACCCGAATAAGGGGTAAAGCTTTTCCATTCAGAGCCATCCCAGTATTCCCAGACCACCTGCCCGCCTATACCGGCAGTTGACAGGATTATTCTTGCCTGATTGAATTTATCATTCATCCCCAGGTAGAGAGCATCTTCTATATCTCTGATTAAACTGCTGGAGGTTGGATGAAAAATATCTGCAGAAGTGGCATTTTGTGCTTCAGATGTCCGGTCCGTATATTTATTTGTAGCAGAATGGTCGTAGCAGAAGACCTTATCTAAGATTTTCGCACCTCCAAGAAACGGAATAGGAGTGACAAAATTGCTTCCGGATTTATAAGAATAGAAAATCTGGTTCTGGTTATTCCCGATATTCTTACCATACAAAACATAGGGAACATTCCCGGAGAACTTTATCGCCGGGCTAACCGGAACTGCGGTATCAACCGTCATCACACCACTCCAGGAAAGACCATCAAATTCCCGGTACAAAAGAGCGGAATTTCCTGGAAAAACTATGCCGACCTTATTATCCGGGGAAACCGAAACCTGAAAATCATCCTGGATATTCGACCCGGAATAGACTGAAACCGCAGAGGACCAGACTGCGCTGTAAAGTTCAAAGGAACGATAAGCCAAAATGTCACCGCCATCTGAGTAAAAACAGCGGAGATAGGACGGCTGGAAAATCAGTTGAGAAAAACAGCCAGTAGAGCCAGAGGTCAAAGCCTCACCTGGGTCGGCTTCACCTGTTCCCCAGGTTATCCCATCATCAGTTGAGGATTTGACGTGCACCGAATATCTTGTTGTCACGGGATCATAATAGCTCCAGGAAACCCATAATCGATTAATCGAATCCTTCAAGATCGAAGGATAATAGTTATTCCCCACTGTGCAGACGTTCCTGACCGTTCCGATTGACCAGGCGCCATTGACAAATGACAGCTTGACCATAGCCAGAGTTAAACTGGTTTGCAATGTATAGGTCAAATAGACGTTCCCGGATGAATCCATAAATCCTGAAGCAGGAAAATCTGCTGAATTGGTAATTATATTCACCGGTTCAGACCAGGAAATATATGGAGGGTCAGCCCATCTGTAAACCAATGTAGTTGAATTCAGCGGATAGACTGAAATCGCCCTTCCTTTGTACTGCCCGGATGGAACTTTGAAAAGCTTATTCTGAGTCTGAATCCCGCTAGCATAAAAAGAACTTACTGTATCGATTAATTTCTGCATAATTTTGCTATTCGCTGTTAGCTTTTGGCTTTTCGACTTTAGACTACAGCCTTTAGCCTTTCATCTGCTTAATCCCTCTAATCAGCTGTGAGGTTTTTTCTCTTTTGGTTTCTGACTTTTGCCTTTAGACTTTAGCCTGAAGTCCTTAATCCCCTTCTCCCTTTCCTTTATACCTCAAAACCAGTAGCGATTCTGTTGTCCGTAGGGACGAACCTGCAGTTCGACAAGCTCACTGCCCTGAGCAAAGCCGAAGGGCGTGTCTACCCAGGTTTGGTGGAACAGGCATCTTGCCTGTTCTCTTTGTAGGGCAGCCACAAAAAAGTCAATCGCTCTTCTATCCAAATTATGTAAATAAATCCTGAAAAAACTCTTGCAAAAACTAAAAAGATATTTATATTGATTTTAAAGAGATTAATATAACCCACCTTATCAAACTAAGGAGGATTTATGAAGAAAATGCTACTTGTTTTTTGCATTATCCTTCTTTATAACTTACCTCTTTTCGCACAGGAAGTTGACACCGCCTGGGTGAGAAGATACAGCGGGCCCGGGCAGTCCCATGACGCTGCTTATAGTCTATGCCTTGACCGTTACGGTAATGCGTGTGTCACCGGAACAACTGCGACCGTAAAATATGCCGCAAACGGGGATCAACTGTGGGTCGGGCAATTCGGAGGAACCGACATAGCCATCGATGATTCCGGGAATGTTTATGTCACAGGGTCAGGCGGTACGGCAAAATATGGTGCCTCCGGCAACCTGCTATGGACCAGGCCCTGGAGTAGCGCCGCAGCCAAAAAACCTGCTGATCGCTGGATGCCCCAGGCTACTGCTCTGGCATTGGACAATTCTGGAAATATCTGCGTGACTGGAATGTTTTACAGCGGGTCATCCCTTGACTGTGTCACTATCAAGTATTATCCTGATGGCGACACAGCCTGGGTGACCCAAACCAATGCTGGGAACCCCGTGAATGGTGGTTTTGGTATAGCTGTCGATGATTCTGGCAATGTCTGTGTAACCGGAATAACTGGGCACCTGAATGGTTATGATTACCTAACTATCAAGTATTACCCTGATGGAGAGACTGCCTGGGTAAGAACGTTCATCCCGGACATCGAACCAGGATTCCCTTATATGGATTACGGTAATGGTATAGCCGGAGATGACTCTGGAAATGTCTATGTCGCCGGAACAAATGCTACTCTAAAATATGATGTGTCTGGAAACCTGTTATGGGTTAATAAATTGAATGGTCATGATATGGCTCTGGATGGTTCTGGCAACATATATGTCACTGGAAGCGGAAACAACTTGGACTATGTAACCATAAAGTATCGTCTGAATGGGGATAGCGCCTGGGTAAAAACCTACAACGGACCTGGAAACGACTGGGACGAGGCTTATTCGATAACCCTCGATAGCTCGGACAATGTCTATGTTACAGGAGTGAGTACCGGCAGCGGGACCGGCAACGATTTCGCCACTATAAAATACGACTCGAGCGGAAACCTACTCTGGTTAGTAAGGTTTGATGGTCCGGCGCATGGCGAGGATTTCGCCACGGACATAGCCATAGATACACAGGGCAACGTATATGTGACCGGATCCAGCCAGGACAGCACCGGATATGAAAACTACGTCACGATAAAATATCTTCCCTCTCCCTTTCTGCGTGGGGATGCTGATGGTGACAATAAGGTAACGGTATCGGATGTGATTTATGAAATAAACTACCTTTTCAAAGGAGGACCTTTACCTGACCCACTTAAATCCGGAGATACCAATTGCGATGGCAAGGTAACTATCGCCGACGTAGTTTTTTTAGTTAATTATCTTTTCAAAGTTGGGCCATCGCCAGTTTGTTAAAATACAGGTTGGACTTTGTTCATTTGCTGTAGGGGCATGGCATTGCCGTGCCCAATTTTTTTATGAGCTGTCAACCTCCATGTCTACCCATTCTCGGTGGAACAGGCATCCCTGCCTGTTCAATCTGGTCGGACAAGAATGTCTGACCTACCATAAAAAAACAGGGAGGGGACCCGAAGAGCTGGGTTTCGCAGAGCTCAACAATCCCCACACCTGTAACTTTCTCTAAGGTTGCGCCTACCAAATAAAAAAGGGCAGGCACACAGGCCTGCCCCTACGATTTCCATTCGTCATTCGTAATCCGTCATCCGTCATTTATTTTCTTTTTCCCTTGAACCTTCAAACCATTGAACTTTTTTTAGGTCCATACCGTATCAAGCACCAGCGCCGCTTCCTTTATCACCTTAGCATAGGCAACTGATTCAGAGATGACCGCCTCTTCTAATTTCTGCTCGATGATCTTGTCATACTCCACCATCAAAGGCTGAGTTACCACTTCCTCGATGGCAAACCGGTTATCTAATCCAATGACCAGATCAGTAGGCACATCGTCACAGCGGATCAAAGTCGAGCCTAAAGGAGAGACCAGCTCACCGGATTTTTGAAAGTTGAATCCTGCCATCGGGTCTTTGAATTCGCTCATAGTCAGGATGGTGCGCAAAAGAGTCTCGTTGCAGAGTATAGTATTCATCTCAAAGGGGAAAAACTCGTTCCACAGGTTGACCAGATCAGAGTAGACTAAAGAGCCTGAAGTGGCAGTGTTGAAAACCGTAGCTGGATTGCTGTTTCCGTCTCCATTGATGATAGTGTTGGTGA is a window of Candidatus Zixiibacteriota bacterium DNA encoding:
- a CDS encoding SBBP repeat-containing protein, whose translation is MTKVFLAFLFILFFTLPLFAQSVDTAWVRTYNGPENQSEFANAIVVDKSGNIYVTGNSEGDYVTLKYHPSGTIAWVRRYDGPTSYIDAPKAITVDNSGNICVTGLSWGNGTGYDYATIKYYPSGDTAWVRRYNGPPGDRDDEAQAIAADDAGNIYVTGRSDGSSTLWDYATIKYHPNGDTAWVRRYNGPPGDRDDEAQAIAVDKAGNVYVTGWGAGNGTDYDYVTIKYYANGDTAWVRRYNGPTNHADYCNAIALDGSGNVYVTGSSYNDGTFWDCATIKYFSNGDTAWVRRYSASDNSEDYSVALVVDNSGNIYLTGISGDYFGNYIDYLTIKYLPDGDTAWVRRYNGPGNGDDYAYGIAIDDSNNAYVTGRSEGCLTIKYFPNGDTAWVRRYKGRDNYLNAAYAIALDGSDVVYVIGESFQGSETYSDYLTIKYSCKHPPIIDQIEAKYVVEGNELTFSVHVIDTDRDSIALHTTNMPANALFTDSCNGTGIFSFHPSYTQAGSYTVEFIATDPSGLADSELVCITVIEAGNQRPKLAPLKDAVAAINQVLSIRISATDPDGTIPHLFADSLPNNSFFHDSLNGKGIFTFTPDNSQYDSIYRVTFIASDDSLSDSAVMKITVIEYFTGDANGDGKVTVSDVIYLINYLFKGGPTPNPLLAGDANHDDKVTVADVIYLINYLFKGGPSPIF
- a CDS encoding SBBP repeat-containing protein, translated to MKKMLLVFCIILLYNLPLFAQEVDTAWVRRYSGPGQSHDAAYSLCLDRYGNACVTGTTATVKYAANGDQLWVGQFGGTDIAIDDSGNVYVTGSGGTAKYGASGNLLWTRPWSSAAAKKPADRWMPQATALALDNSGNICVTGMFYSGSSLDCVTIKYYPDGDTAWVTQTNAGNPVNGGFGIAVDDSGNVCVTGITGHLNGYDYLTIKYYPDGETAWVRTFIPDIEPGFPYMDYGNGIAGDDSGNVYVAGTNATLKYDVSGNLLWVNKLNGHDMALDGSGNIYVTGSGNNLDYVTIKYRLNGDSAWVKTYNGPGNDWDEAYSITLDSSDNVYVTGVSTGSGTGNDFATIKYDSSGNLLWLVRFDGPAHGEDFATDIAIDTQGNVYVTGSSQDSTGYENYVTIKYLPSPFLRGDADGDNKVTVSDVIYEINYLFKGGPLPDPLKSGDTNCDGKVTIADVVFLVNYLFKVGPSPVC